From Mobula birostris isolate sMobBir1 chromosome 8, sMobBir1.hap1, whole genome shotgun sequence, the proteins below share one genomic window:
- the LOC140202294 gene encoding uncharacterized protein, with product MMTDPGLFHEGTNVFQIFWTEMSVTWTSADDCHAVIQTVRQTLVDKTKSRGVFWPGSSKDQQGSETLSLCSAPTLMCSEQPDLLTSSTCTQEKSEKSSEKLQCNVQCYGRGDVHEKIVKKLNINQCEGPRIPCVLFVYKVSREIQDFQTDLQWVTDSSKMKAFLNKIKFPQITVEDQQILDAPVTEHEIQKAVLSMQSVGRDDNPPGNLTSVENEQLDCSISSGWNQRKRSRNSEKCNRSSEDRQGSETLSLCSAPTWMCSEQPDHLTPSTCTQEKSKRSSEKFQCNAGELHGLGRSDNETSIRDCCHCPGAGVRVERITEVPEIAWHGIYAGVSARQKMSLYCVRLQTATTLTDSGTVVYFWCDYILLLSYMCCMCLVLCVTVANAFCTLTLE from the exons ATGATGACTGATCCAGGGTTATTCCATGAGGGAACCAATGTTTTTCAGATATTTTGGACAGAAATGAGTGTCACGTGGACAAGTGCTGATGATTGCCACGCAGTGATTCAGACCGTCAGACAGACTCTCGTCGACAAGACAAAATCCAGAGGAGTGTTCTGGCCCG GGTCGAGCAAGGATCAGCAGGGCAGTGAGACTCTCTCATTGTGCAGTGCACCTACCTTGATGTGCAGTGAGCAACCAGATCTTTTGACGTCTTCAACCTGCACGCAAGAGAAGAGCGAAAAGAGCTCAGAGAAGCTTCAGTGTAACG TGCAATGTTACGGTCGAGGTGACGTCCATGAGAAGATTGTGAAGAAGCTGAATATCAACCAGTGTGAAGGGCCAAGGATTCCCTGTGTCCTGTTTGTCTACAAAGTGTCTCGTGAAATTCAGGATTTTCAAACTGATTTGCAGTGGGTCACAG ATTCCTCCAAAATGAAGGCTTTTTTAAATAAgattaaatttcctcaaattactgTTGAAGATCAACAGATCCTTGATGCTCCAGTTACTGAacatgaaattcagaaagctgtGTTGTCAATGCAATCAG TAGGGCGGGATGACAATCCGCCGGGCAACTTGACTTCAGTGGAGAATGAACAATTGGATTGTTCGATTTCTTCAGGATGGAACCAACGGAAGAGAAGCAGGAATTCGGAGAAGTGTAACA GGTCGAGCGAGGATCGGCAGGGCAGTGAGACTCTCTCATTGTGCAGTGCGCCCACCTGGATGTGCAGTGAGCAACCAGATCATTTGACACCTTCAACCTGCACACAGGAGAAGAGCAAAAGGAGCTCAGAGAAGTTTCAGTGTAACG caggggagctgcatggcctcggtCGTAGTGATAACGAGACCTCGATCCGTGATTGTTGTCACTGCCCCGGGGCAGGTGTCAGAGTCGAGCGCATCACTGAAGTGCCGGAGATAGCCTGGCACGGCATCTATGCTGGAGTCAGTGCTCGGCAGAAGATGAGCCTGTATTGTGTTCGACTACAGACTGCTACAACACTCACGGACTCTGGAACTGTCGTGTATTTTTggtgtgactatattttactgctatcttatatgtgctgtatgtgccttgtgctgtgtgtgactgttgctaATGCATTTTGCACTTTGACCCTGGAGTAA